A window of Sodalis praecaptivus genomic DNA:
AAGTGTTTCGCTCCTATATCGTCAATATCGCCGAGCAGTATTTTGGCATTACCCTGACCGGCAACCCGATCCGACTCAGCAACGGCGCAGAGCTGCGTTTTCTGTCTACCAACAAAAATACCGCCCAGTCCTATAGCGGTCATCTGTACTGTGATGAATATTTTTGGATCCCCAACTTTACCCGTTTAAATGAAGTCGCCAGCGCGATGGCCACCCATGATAAATGGCGCATTACTTACTTTTCCACGCCAAGCAGCAAGACACACCAGGCTTACCCCTTCTGGACCGGTGAAGAATGGAAGCGCGGCGATAAGAAACGCGCACGGGTAGCGTTCCCCTCAGAGAAAGCATTACGCAACGGCGGCCAACGCTGCCCTGATGGCCAGTGGCGCTACATCATAACGATGGAGGACGCTATTGCCGGCGGCTTTAACCTGGCCAGCATTGAGAAGCTGCGCAACCGCTATAACCGCGACACGTTCGATATGCTGTTTATGTGCGTGTTCGTGGACAGTAAAGACTGTGTCTTTTCCTTCGCACATGTCGAGCGCTGCTGTATCGACCCGGATATCTGGCAAGACCACGATCCCAACCTGCCACGGCCGTTCGGCAACCGTGAGGTGTGGGCGGGCTATGATCCCGCGCGCAGTGGCGATACGTCAACCTTTGTCATCGTCGCGCCACCCTTGCATGCCGGCGAAAAATTTCGCGTGCTGCGTGTGTTTCACTGGCAGGGGATGAACTGGAGCTGGCAGGCGGCACAAATCAAAAAATTGTTTGGTCAATACAACATGACCTATATCGGCGTAGACACCACCGGCCTGGGCAGCGGCGTATTTGAAAGCATTCAACATTTCGCCATCCGGCAAGCCGTGGCGATCCGCTATGGCGTTGAAACAAAAAATCGCCTTGT
This region includes:
- a CDS encoding terminase large subunit domain-containing protein, with the protein product MAKYSEELKGVARALYLKRYTPQEIASELNLPNRRIVYYWAEKYRWSELLSHESTEEALNRRIQTLTLREGKAEMELRELDSLVAHLVKLRAQHNKHQEKLAEARYTHSETSLNGTGKDDKPRKRGKYKKNDISGLKQADFDTWADEHLFGYQKHLRVNISQQVRNILKSRQIGATWYFAFEAFENAVLTGDPQIFLSASRQQAEVFRSYIVNIAEQYFGITLTGNPIRLSNGAELRFLSTNKNTAQSYSGHLYCDEYFWIPNFTRLNEVASAMATHDKWRITYFSTPSSKTHQAYPFWTGEEWKRGDKKRARVAFPSEKALRNGGQRCPDGQWRYIITMEDAIAGGFNLASIEKLRNRYNRDTFDMLFMCVFVDSKDCVFSFAHVERCCIDPDIWQDHDPNLPRPFGNREVWAGYDPARSGDTSTFVIVAPPLHAGEKFRVLRVFHWQGMNWSWQAAQIKKLFGQYNMTYIGVDTTGLGSGVFESIQHFAIRQAVAIRYGVETKNRLVMKMIDVIEAGRVQWEKDKTEIAASFMTIRRTSTASGNAMTFVADRSAETGHADSFWSIAHAIDNEPLDHDNQRTSRWGNLGKAA